Proteins from a single region of Pyrus communis chromosome 6, drPyrComm1.1, whole genome shotgun sequence:
- the LOC137736632 gene encoding adenylate isopentenyltransferase-like — protein MTLHPFPTHSRYYSNLNFNTNYISHCFHLFPPLYHLYNHPTPPLHLPQRPRLSAHMATGPTSSGPRRKDKLLVIMGATGAGKSRLSLDLATRFPFFEIVNSDKMQLYRGLDITTNKLPLPERLGVSHHLLGEFDPLDGDFTPADFRAVAGQVVSCITNRRKVPMLVGGSNSFIHALVAERFEPGSSVFEPGFDASVSAELRYNCCFLWVDVSMAVLTEYLSKRVDEMLDSGMFDELAKFCDPDRQDKHDPAAVPTGLRKAIGVPEFTRYFKKYPQSKRDEDDDLERRGAYEEAVRAIKDNTCQLAKRQIGKILRLRGGGWDLRRLDATDAFRAVVATSTSENDGGERWSEIWERQVVEPSAKIVKRFLEE, from the coding sequence ATGACACTTCATCCCTTCCCAACTCACTCCCGTTATTATTCTAATCTCAATTTCAATACGAATTATATCTCCCACTGCTTCCACTTGTTCCCGCCGCTCTACCACCTCTACAACCACCCCACTCCTCCGCTTCACCTCCCCCAAAGGCCCCGCCTCTCGGCCCACATGGCCACCGGGCCCACCTCCTCGGGCCCACGTCGAAAAGACAAGCTCCTCGTCATCATGGGGGCCACCGGCGCCGGCAAGTCCCGCCTCTCCCTCGACCTCGCCACCCGCTTCCCCTTCTTCGAAATCGTCAACTCCGACAAAATGCAACTCTACCGCGGCCTAGACATCACCACCAACAAGCTCCCCCTACCGGAACGACTCGGCGTCTCCCACCACCTCCTCGGCGAGTTCGACCCCCTAGACGGCGACTTCACCCCCGCCGATTTTCGCGCCGTCGCCGGTCAGGTTGTTTCCTGCATTACCAATCGGAGGAAGGTGCCGATGCTCGTCGGCGGGTCAAACTCCTTCATTCACGCGCTGGTCGCGGAAAGGTTCGAACCGGGCTCCAGTGTCTTCGAACCGGGTTTCGACGCCTCCGTCTCGGCCGAGCTCAGATACAATTGCTGTTTTCTTTGGGTGGACGTGTCGATGGCGGTGTTGACGGAGTATTTATCAAAGCGAGTCGACGAAATGCTCGACTCGGGAATGTTCGACGAGTTGGCCAAGTTTTGCGACCCGGATCGCCAGGACAAGCACGACCCAGCTGCGGTTCCGACAGGGTTGAGAAAGGCGATTGGAGTGCCCGAGTTCACCCGGTATTTTAAAAAATACCCACAAAGTAAAAGAGACGAGGACGACGACCTGGAGCGGAGAGGAGCGTACGAAGAGGCGGTGAGGGCGATCAAGGACAACACGTGTCAGCTCGCGAAGAGGCAGATAGGGAAGATCCTACGGTTAAGAGGGGGAGGGTGGGACTTACGAAGACTAGACGCCACGGACGCGTTTAGGGCGGTGGTTGCGACGTCGACGTCGGAAAATGACGGAGGAGAGCGGTGGTCAGAGATATGGGAGAGGCAGGTGGTGGAACCAAGCGCGAAGATTGTGAAGCGCTTCTTGGAGGAGTAG